The Limnochorda sp. LNt genome includes a region encoding these proteins:
- a CDS encoding LL-diaminopimelate aminotransferase encodes MRLASRMQRLPPYLFASIDRRVEQARAAGVDVISLGIGDPDEPTPAAVVEALRQSAGLAEHHRYPPYQGTRAFREAVARFFVRRFGVALDPDREVLALIGSKEGLAHLAWAVMEPGAVAIVPDPGYPVYAAAVELAGGEVWRLRLDPDRGHLPDLDRIPSEVAARARLLFLNYPNNPTGAVASLAFFEQVVAWARAHDVLVCHDAAYSEITFDDRPAPSILQVPGAGDVAIEMHSLSKSFNMTGWRIGWACGHPEAVEALGRLKTHLDSGVFGAIQAAAVEALDHQEEVTRRMRRLYQRRRDRVVEALRSMGWPLEPPGGAIYVWAPVPPGWDSIGFAATLLERAGVVVTPGVGYGPAGEGYVRLSLTVPDDRLDEALARWKASGPRYHPT; translated from the coding sequence GTGAGACTCGCCTCCCGGATGCAGCGTCTGCCGCCCTATCTGTTCGCCTCCATCGACCGACGGGTGGAGCAGGCTCGTGCCGCTGGCGTCGACGTCATCAGCCTGGGCATCGGCGACCCCGACGAGCCGACCCCGGCCGCCGTCGTCGAGGCCCTGCGCCAGAGCGCGGGTCTCGCCGAGCACCACCGCTACCCTCCCTACCAGGGCACCCGGGCCTTCCGGGAGGCGGTGGCGCGTTTCTTCGTGCGACGATTCGGCGTGGCGCTGGACCCGGACCGGGAGGTGCTGGCCCTCATCGGCTCCAAGGAGGGGCTCGCCCACCTGGCCTGGGCCGTGATGGAGCCCGGCGCCGTGGCCATCGTGCCGGACCCGGGCTACCCGGTCTACGCCGCGGCTGTCGAGCTGGCCGGGGGCGAGGTCTGGCGGCTGCGCCTGGACCCGGACCGGGGTCATCTCCCGGACCTGGACCGGATCCCCTCCGAGGTGGCGGCACGCGCCCGGCTGCTCTTCCTCAACTACCCCAACAACCCGACCGGAGCGGTGGCGTCCCTGGCCTTCTTCGAACAGGTGGTGGCGTGGGCCAGGGCGCACGACGTGCTGGTCTGCCACGACGCGGCCTACAGCGAGATCACCTTCGACGATCGCCCGGCCCCCAGCATCCTGCAGGTGCCGGGGGCCGGGGATGTCGCCATCGAGATGCACTCGCTCTCCAAGAGCTTCAACATGACGGGCTGGCGCATCGGCTGGGCCTGTGGCCATCCAGAGGCCGTCGAGGCGCTGGGGCGTCTCAAGACGCACCTGGACTCCGGCGTCTTCGGCGCCATCCAGGCGGCGGCCGTCGAGGCCCTGGACCACCAGGAAGAGGTCACCCGGCGGATGCGCCGGCTCTACCAACGCCGCCGGGATCGGGTGGTCGAGGCGCTGCGGTCGATGGGGTGGCCGCTGGAGCCGCCTGGTGGGGCCATCTACGTCTGGGCCCCCGTGCCGCCGGGGTGGGACTCCATCGGCTTCGCCGCGACGCTGCTGGAGCGCGCGGGCGTGGTCGTGACGCCGGGCGTCGGCTACGGACCGGCCGGCGAGGGCTACGTGCGGCTCTCGCTGACGGTGCCTGACGACCGGCTGGACGAGGCCCTGGCCCGCTGGAAGGCCTCGGGGCCGCGCTACCACCCGACGTGA
- the dapF gene encoding diaminopimelate epimerase produces the protein MHGLGNAYVFVDGMGEGVPLPEGVEWSRLARAVADPDFGVGSDGLILMAPGASQMAAMRIFNADGSEGEMCGNGVRCLAMWAHQAHGAPRRFGVETRAGVRTVEVVESPAFGLATVRVEMGRPAERGPGGVPLGAPLQLEAGGQMLEAWPVGVGNPHLVLFVDDVASAPVGRLGPLLERHPLFPQRTNVEFVEVAGPRRLRMRVWERGSGETQACGTGACASLVAAAATGRAGREAQVELAGGRLAIEWADDGRLWMTGPARLVAVGTLPWSWVKEVAGP, from the coding sequence ATGCACGGGCTGGGTAACGCCTACGTCTTCGTCGACGGTATGGGAGAGGGGGTACCCCTTCCGGAGGGGGTGGAGTGGTCGCGCCTGGCCCGGGCCGTGGCCGACCCCGACTTCGGCGTCGGCTCCGATGGCCTGATCCTGATGGCGCCCGGCGCGTCGCAGATGGCCGCCATGCGGATCTTCAACGCCGACGGCAGCGAGGGGGAGATGTGCGGCAACGGCGTCCGCTGCCTGGCCATGTGGGCGCACCAGGCCCACGGCGCACCCCGTCGCTTCGGCGTGGAGACCCGGGCCGGTGTGAGGACGGTGGAGGTGGTGGAGTCCCCTGCCTTCGGGTTGGCGACGGTACGGGTCGAGATGGGGCGCCCGGCGGAGCGGGGACCGGGGGGCGTCCCCCTGGGAGCTCCCCTCCAGCTGGAGGCCGGCGGCCAGATGCTGGAGGCCTGGCCCGTCGGCGTGGGCAACCCCCACCTGGTGCTCTTCGTGGACGACGTGGCATCGGCCCCCGTCGGGCGGCTCGGCCCGCTGTTGGAGCGCCACCCGCTCTTCCCTCAGCGCACCAACGTGGAGTTCGTCGAGGTGGCGGGCCCCCGCCGGCTGCGCATGCGTGTGTGGGAACGCGGCTCGGGCGAGACCCAGGCCTGCGGCACGGGGGCGTGCGCCTCGCTGGTGGCCGCGGCGGCCACCGGGCGTGCCGGGCGAGAGGCCCAGGTCGAGCTCGCCGGCGGCCGGCTGGCCATCGAGTGGGCCGACGACGGGCGCCTCTGGATGACGGGGCCTGCCCGGCTCGTGGCCGTGGGCACCCTGCCGTGGTCGTGGGTGAAGGAGGTGGCCGGACCGTGA
- a CDS encoding GTPase domain-containing protein yields the protein MSSTPVDGAADACVVGRPGVGKTLFVLRFAQWSGQRRLLVRQESPGSSGGWVEVDLATAVERLVGTSTPTTRALQHVEVPWRQGKRTLRLRLLDTVGLTDAIHPDPLLRRAMAETLTAVMESLVVLHVLDGPRIAQRPARLLDEDDVDVQISRYGQRRGRYAVLVNKLDRPGGRAGLEAVRRAWPQRIVLGISALEGWGFASVRRFLQRRL from the coding sequence ATGTCGTCGACGCCCGTGGACGGGGCGGCCGATGCCTGCGTGGTGGGCCGGCCCGGTGTGGGCAAGACGCTGTTCGTGTTGCGCTTCGCCCAGTGGAGCGGGCAGCGCCGGCTGCTGGTGCGGCAGGAGTCTCCCGGCTCGTCGGGCGGTTGGGTGGAGGTGGACCTGGCCACCGCCGTGGAGCGGCTGGTGGGCACCTCGACGCCCACGACGCGGGCCCTGCAGCACGTCGAGGTGCCCTGGCGGCAGGGCAAGCGCACGCTGCGCCTGCGCCTGCTGGACACGGTGGGGCTGACCGATGCCATCCATCCCGATCCCTTGCTGCGAAGGGCCATGGCCGAGACCCTGACGGCGGTGATGGAGAGCCTCGTGGTGCTGCACGTGCTGGACGGCCCCCGCATCGCGCAGCGACCGGCCCGACTGCTGGACGAGGACGACGTCGACGTCCAGATCAGCCGCTACGGCCAGCGCCGGGGCCGCTACGCGGTGCTGGTCAACAAGCTGGACCGGCCGGGCGGGCGAGCCGGCCTGGAGGCCGTCCGCCGGGCCTGGCCGCAGCGCATCGTGCTGGGCATCTCCGCGCTGGAGGGGTGGGGGTTCGCCAGTGTTCGACGCTTTCTCCAGCGCCGTCTCTGA